In Tripterygium wilfordii isolate XIE 37 chromosome 15, ASM1340144v1, whole genome shotgun sequence, one DNA window encodes the following:
- the LOC120017209 gene encoding poly(U)-specific endoribonuclease-B-like isoform X1: MEGLIKGLLDVALGGDNRDNDSRDERSRSTWAEVVSGEDDKDQDLDRDRSRWNRQEQNQGKNDQWGSECSRPSRRPQKAVHEESEEIEGDKKDNYGQNQWHGKDNEEGSNDGWTTVGKKSPRRPQKVQTDQWNGYKRPPSEQDYSEDVELGASLVPSELELADLSNACYKLWELDLNRLTPGKDYEIDIGEGKKVYQKEDMAQGSLFSWLSKDVFRRPTFSRFCSLLDNYNPNEGAKEVVTSEERQEQDAFIEEISRTAPIKYLHKYLALKGMVSENYQDFKRTMTSLWFDLYRRGGTFGSSSAFEHVFVGEIKREGDVSGFHNWVQFYLEEVKGRVDYQGFIFPRRRGEIPDSETQLLTIQFEWNGVLKSVSSTLVGVSPEFEIALYTLCFYVGGEDNHIQLGPCPVNIKCYRFGERIGSVFPVAES; encoded by the exons ATGGAGGGCCTGATCAAGGGTTTGTTGGACGTTGCGCTTGGCGGAGACAACAGGGACAATGATTCACGAGATGAACGGTCCCGATCCACTTGGGCAGAG GTGGTATCCGGTGAAGATGATAAGGATCAGGATCTGGATCGCGATCGGAGTCGTTGGAACAGACAG GAACAGAATCAAGGCAAAAATGACCAGTGGGGGAGTGAATGTTCTAGACCTTCAAGGCGTCCCCAAAAG GCTGTGCATGAAGAGAGTGAAGAGATTGAAGGTGACAAGAAAGACAATTATGGTCAAAACCAATGGCACGGAAAG GATAATGAAGAAGGGAGTAACGATGGTTGGACCACTGTTGGCAAAAAGTCTCCGAGGAGACCCCAGAAA GTGCAGACGGATCAATGGAATGGCTACAAACGGCCACCTAGTGAGCAAGATTACTCCGAGGATGTTGAACTTGGTGCTAGTTTAGTGCCATCTGAATTAGAACTCGCTGACCTGTCTAATGCTTGCTACAAGCTTTGGGAACTTGATTTAAACCGTTTAACACCTGGAAAGGACTATGAGATTGACATTGGTGAAGGAAAGAAGGTTTACCAGAAAGAAGATATGGCACAAGGAAGCCTGTTTTCCTGGCTAAGCAAAGATGTGTTCAGGAGGCCtactttttctcgtttttgttctCTGCTAGATAATTATAATCCAAATGAAGGGGCCAAAGAAGTTGTCACATCTGAAGAGAGACAAGAGCAAGATGCTTTTATAGAAGAAATCAGTAGAACTGCGCCAATTAAATATCTTCACAAGTACCTCGCACTCAAAGGCATGGTGTCTGAAAACTATCAGGATTTTAAAAGAACGATGACAAGTCTCTGGTTTGATCTTTATAGACGAGGCGGTACATTTGGTTCCTCCTCTGCTTTTGAACATGTTTTTGTTGGGGAAATCAAGCGAGAAGGAGACGTTTCTGGCTTCCATAATTGGGTTCAG TTTTACCTAGAGGAAGTAAAAGGGAGGGTCGACTATCAAGGATTCATTTTCCCAAGACGTCGAGGAGAGATT CCGGACTCTGAGACCCAATTGCTCACAATTCAGTTTGAATGGAATGGTGTACTAAAATCTGTTTCAAGCACTCTAGTTGGTGTGAGCCCggagtttgaaattgcattataCACTCTGTGTTTCTATGTTGGTGGAGAGGACAACCATATTCAGCTGGGTCCATGCCCAGTCAATATAAAGTGCTACCGATTTGGAGAGAGAATAGGTTCCGTATTTCCGGTAGCAGAGTCTTGA
- the LOC120017209 gene encoding poly(U)-specific endoribonuclease-B-like isoform X2 has product MEGLIKGLLDVALGGDNRDNDSRDERSRSTWAEVVSGEDDKDQDLDRDRSRWNRQNQGKNDQWGSECSRPSRRPQKAVHEESEEIEGDKKDNYGQNQWHGKDNEEGSNDGWTTVGKKSPRRPQKVQTDQWNGYKRPPSEQDYSEDVELGASLVPSELELADLSNACYKLWELDLNRLTPGKDYEIDIGEGKKVYQKEDMAQGSLFSWLSKDVFRRPTFSRFCSLLDNYNPNEGAKEVVTSEERQEQDAFIEEISRTAPIKYLHKYLALKGMVSENYQDFKRTMTSLWFDLYRRGGTFGSSSAFEHVFVGEIKREGDVSGFHNWVQFYLEEVKGRVDYQGFIFPRRRGEIPDSETQLLTIQFEWNGVLKSVSSTLVGVSPEFEIALYTLCFYVGGEDNHIQLGPCPVNIKCYRFGERIGSVFPVAES; this is encoded by the exons ATGGAGGGCCTGATCAAGGGTTTGTTGGACGTTGCGCTTGGCGGAGACAACAGGGACAATGATTCACGAGATGAACGGTCCCGATCCACTTGGGCAGAG GTGGTATCCGGTGAAGATGATAAGGATCAGGATCTGGATCGCGATCGGAGTCGTTGGAACAGACAG AATCAAGGCAAAAATGACCAGTGGGGGAGTGAATGTTCTAGACCTTCAAGGCGTCCCCAAAAG GCTGTGCATGAAGAGAGTGAAGAGATTGAAGGTGACAAGAAAGACAATTATGGTCAAAACCAATGGCACGGAAAG GATAATGAAGAAGGGAGTAACGATGGTTGGACCACTGTTGGCAAAAAGTCTCCGAGGAGACCCCAGAAA GTGCAGACGGATCAATGGAATGGCTACAAACGGCCACCTAGTGAGCAAGATTACTCCGAGGATGTTGAACTTGGTGCTAGTTTAGTGCCATCTGAATTAGAACTCGCTGACCTGTCTAATGCTTGCTACAAGCTTTGGGAACTTGATTTAAACCGTTTAACACCTGGAAAGGACTATGAGATTGACATTGGTGAAGGAAAGAAGGTTTACCAGAAAGAAGATATGGCACAAGGAAGCCTGTTTTCCTGGCTAAGCAAAGATGTGTTCAGGAGGCCtactttttctcgtttttgttctCTGCTAGATAATTATAATCCAAATGAAGGGGCCAAAGAAGTTGTCACATCTGAAGAGAGACAAGAGCAAGATGCTTTTATAGAAGAAATCAGTAGAACTGCGCCAATTAAATATCTTCACAAGTACCTCGCACTCAAAGGCATGGTGTCTGAAAACTATCAGGATTTTAAAAGAACGATGACAAGTCTCTGGTTTGATCTTTATAGACGAGGCGGTACATTTGGTTCCTCCTCTGCTTTTGAACATGTTTTTGTTGGGGAAATCAAGCGAGAAGGAGACGTTTCTGGCTTCCATAATTGGGTTCAG TTTTACCTAGAGGAAGTAAAAGGGAGGGTCGACTATCAAGGATTCATTTTCCCAAGACGTCGAGGAGAGATT CCGGACTCTGAGACCCAATTGCTCACAATTCAGTTTGAATGGAATGGTGTACTAAAATCTGTTTCAAGCACTCTAGTTGGTGTGAGCCCggagtttgaaattgcattataCACTCTGTGTTTCTATGTTGGTGGAGAGGACAACCATATTCAGCTGGGTCCATGCCCAGTCAATATAAAGTGCTACCGATTTGGAGAGAGAATAGGTTCCGTATTTCCGGTAGCAGAGTCTTGA
- the LOC120017108 gene encoding beta-amylase 3, chloroplastic, which yields MTLTLRFSTSLIHLNDANSLKSSDEFKGTIVCSQIKPSCHLRTKASTPERLSYERALTMQGRTEKREKLHSLSGARGSNDSRVPVFVMLPLDTVTLGGHLNRPQAMNASLMALKSAGVEGVMVDAWWGLVEKDGPLEYNWEGYVQLVRMVQKHGLKLQVVMSFHQCGGNVGDSCSIPLPPWVLEEISMNPDLVYTDRSGRRNPEYISLGCDSLPVLRGRTPIQVYSDYMRSFHNRFRDYLGEVIEEIQVGMGPCGELRYPSYPESNGTWKFPGIGEFQCYDKYMRASLEASAEAKGKKDWGRSGPHDSGQYKQFPEETGFFQRDGTWNTEYGQFFLEWYSRKLLEHGDRILAAAQGVFQGTGAKLSGKVAGIHWHYRTRSHAAELTAGYYNTRYRDGYLQIAQMFSKHRIIFNFTCMEMRDGEQPENANCSPEGLVQQVKKATKASGIELAGENALERYDTGAFKQILATSMSDSGNRLSAFTYLRMNKKLFEANNWRHLVEFVRSMSEGGRNQRLAEDDTNRTNLYIGFIKDKNMKISKEAALV from the exons ATGACTTTAACATTACGTTTTTCAACTTCCTTAATCCATTTAAACGACGCCAACAGCCTCAAAAGTTCAGATGAATTCAAGGGCACAATTGTCTGCTCCCAGATCAAACCATCCTGCCATCTAAGAACAAAGGCTTCAACGCCAGAACGGCTCTCTTATGAGAGAGCCTTGACCATGCAAGGGAGAACTGAGAAAAGGGAGAAGCTCCACAGTTTATCAGGTGCTCGTGGTAGCAATGACTCTAGGGTGCCCGTATTTGTCATGCTGCCACTTGACACAGTAACACTTGGTGGGCATTTGAATAGGCCACAGGCAATGAATGCTAGCTTGATGGCCCTGAAGAGTGCAGGAGTCGAAGGAGTAATGGTAGATGCCTGGTGGGGTTTGGTGGAGAAAGATGGACCTCTAGAGTATAACTGGGAAGGGTATGTCCAGCTTGTGAGAATGGTGCAAAAACATGGCTTGAAGCTCCAAGTCGTTATGTCCTTTCATCAGTGCGGAGGAAATGTAGGAGACTCTTGCAG TATTCCCCTACCTCCATGGGTTCTCGAAGAGATCAGCATGAATCCTGATCTTGTCTACACAGACAGATCAGGCCGGAGGAATCCTGAGTATATATCCCTGGGTTGTGACTCATTACCAGTACTTAGAGGAAGAACACCCATCCAGGTGTACAGTGATTACATGAGGAGCTTCCATAACAGATTCAGAGATTATTTAGGAGAAGTTATCGAG GAAATTCAAGTGGGGATGGGTCCTTGTGGAGAGTTGAGATACCCATCTTATCCAGAAAGCAACGGTACATGGAAGTTTCCCGGAATAGGAGAGTTTCAATGCTATGACAAG TACATGAGAGCTTCCCTGGAAGCATCAGCAGAGGCAAAGGGAAAGAAAGACTGGGGAAGAAGTGGACCCCATGATTCTGGCCAATACAAACAATTCCCAGAGGAGACTGGATTTTTCCAGAGAGATGGAACATGGAACACTGAGTATGGACAGTTCTTCCTAGAATGGTACTCCAGGAAGCTACTAGAGCATGGTGATAGAATCCTAGCTGCGGCTCAAGGGGTATTTCAGGGAACAGGAGCAAAACTCTCCGGGAAAGTAGCAGGAATTCACTGGCATTACAGAACAAGATCCCATGCAGCAGAATTAACTGCTGGGTACTATAATACAAGATACAGAGATGGTTACCTACAAATTGCGCAGATGTTTAGTAAACATAGAATCATATTCAACTTCACCTGCATGGAAATGAGAGATGGAGAACAGCCTGAGAATGCAAATTGCTCACCAGAAGGGCTAGTTCAGCAAGTAAAAAAGGCAACAAAGGCTTCTGGAATAGAACTTGCTGGGGAAAACGCACTGGAGAGGTATGATACAGGTGCTTTTAAACAAATTTTGGCCACAAGTATGTCAGACTCCGGCAACAGATTGAGTGCATTTACATATCTAAGAATGAATAAAAAGCTGTTTGAAGCAAACAATTGGCGGCACTTAGTGGAATTTGTTAGAAGTATGTCAGAAGGTGGTCGTAATCAAAGGCTGGCAGAGGATGACACAAACAGAACTAACCTGTACATTGGCTTTATCAAAGACAAGAACATGAAGATCAGCAAGGAAGCTGCTCTGGTGTAG
- the LOC119980010 gene encoding probable serine/threonine-protein kinase PBL19 codes for MKCFFIFKDKTKEKKGRQTASALKNQTSKSNDSALAPSARSLPSPRSIPELYKENEHNLRVFSVQELREATNGFSRLLKIGEGGFGSVYKGQINPANGKGDPMIVAIKRLNSRGQQGHKEWLAEVQFLGVVNHPNLVKLLGYCSADDERGIQRLLVYEFMANKSLEDHLFNRALPTLPWKTRLEIILGAAQGLAYLHSGLEVQVIYRDFKASNVLLDKDFKPKLSDFGLAREGPTGDRTHVSTGVVGTYGYADPEYIETGHLSTHSDIWSFGVVLYEILTGRRTLERNRPTLEQKLLEWVKRFPAESKRFSMIIDPKLRNQYSINAARKIAKLADSCLNRNQKERPSIDQVVESLKQAIRDSDVGNTSLNGSTRSPGSQVVQRKPIKVV; via the exons ATGAAGTGCTTTTTCATATTCAAGGACAAAACCAAGGAAAAGAAGGGAAGACAAACTGCCTCAGCTTTGAAAAACCAAACCAGTAAATCAAATGATTCAGCTTTGGCTCCATCAGCGAGATCGCTGCCATCTCCACGGAGCATACCGGAATTGTACAAAGAGAATGAACACAATTTGAGAGTTTTCTCTGTTCAGGAGCTCAGAGAGGCAACAAATGGTTTTAGCAGATTGTTGAAGATTGGAGAAGGTGGTTTTGGTAGTGTGTATAAGGGTCAGATTAACCCTGCTAATGGGAAAGGTGATCCTATGATCGTTGCCATTAAGAGACTGAACAGTCGAGGCCAACAG GGTCATAAAGAATGGCTTGCGGAAGTTCAGTTTCTCGGTGTTGTTAACCACCCAAACCTGGTAAAACTTCTAGGATACTGTTCAGCAGATGATGAGAGAGGGATCCAACGGCTTTTGGTATATGAATTCATGGCTAACAAAAGCTTGGAAGATCATCTTTTCAACCGGGCTTTACCTACTCTCCCATGGAAAACAAGATTAGAGATTATCCTTGGCGCAGCTCAAGGATTAGCATATTTACATTCGGGACTGGAGGTCCAG GTCATATATCGAGATTTCAAGGCTTCGAATGTACTGTTAGATAAGGACTTTAAACCAAAGCTCTCAGATTTTGGGCTTGCAAGGGAAGGGCCAACTGGTGACCGTACTCACGTGTCAACAGGG GTGGTTGGGACTTATGGGTATGCAGACCCGGAATACATAGAAACCGGCCATCTCTCGACCCACTCTGATATATGGAGTTTTGGTGTGGTGCTATACGAAATCCTCACTGGTAGGCGTACTTTGGAAAGAAACCGCCCAACGTTGGAGCAGAAGCTCCTTGAGTGGGTGAAACGATTTCCTGCTGAGAGTAAAAGATTCAGCATGATAATAGACCCAAAACTCAGAAACCAGTACTCAATAAATGCAGCTCGTAAAATTGCCAAGTTGGCAGATAGCTGCTTGAACAGAAATCAAAAGGAACGGCCATCAATTGATCAGGTGGTTGAGAGCTTGAAGCAAGCAATAAGAGATTCGGACGTGGGAAACACTTCTCTGAATGGAAGCACCAGATCACCTGGATCTCAAGTTGTTCAGCGCAAACCAATTAAGGTCGTGTAA
- the LOC119980045 gene encoding novel plant SNARE 11-like isoform X2 — MCSRTGFQKLEKIKDVNRQSRQLEELTGKMRECKRLIKEFDREVKDMEIRNDPDTNKMLNEKKQSMVKELNSYVALKKQHAANLESNKRVDLFDQGPNDGFAEENVLLASSMTNQQLIDDGNRTMDETDQAIDRAKKVVHDTINVGTETAASLKAQTEQMSRIVNELDSIHFSIKKASKLVKEIGRQVATDKCIMALLFLIVIGVVAIIIVKLVNPNNKDIRDIPGLAPPAMNRRLLWNPN; from the exons ATGTGCTCCAGAACTGGGTTCCAGAAATTGGAGAagattaaagatgttaataggcaGAGCCGACAGTTGGAGGAGCTTACGGGGAAGATGCGGGAGTGTAAGAG GCTTATCAAGGAGTTCGACAGAGAAGTGAAGGATATGGAAATTAGAAATGATCCTGACACCAACAAAATGCTTAATGAGAAAAAACAATCAATG GTCAAAGAGTTGAATTCATATGTTGCTCTTAAGAAGCA GCATGCAGCTAATCTCGAAAGCAACAAGCGAGTTGATCTCTTTGATCAAGGACCTAATGATGGGTTTGCGGAAGAAAATGTGTTGCTAGCTTCAT CTATGACAAATCAACAGTTAATAGATGATGGAAACAGGACGATGGATGAGACCGATCAAGCAATTGACAGGGCAAAAAAG GTTGTGCATGATACAATCAATGTTGGAACAGAGACAGCAGCATCTCTGAAGGCACAG ACAGAACAAATGAGTAGAATTGTTAATGAGCTGGACTCTATCCACTTTTCAATCAAGAAagcttcaaaactggtcaagGAAATTGGTAGGCAG GTTGCAACTGACAAGTGCATTATGGCATTGCTCTTCCTTATTGTCATTGGAGTTGTAGCCATTATCATCGTGAAG CTTGTAAAcccaaacaacaaggatattCGAGATATTCCAGGATTAGCACCACCTGCGATGAATCGAAGATTACTCTGGAATCCTAATTAA
- the LOC119980045 gene encoding novel plant SNARE 11-like isoform X1 yields the protein MMDPLSAISEELAEMDGQIADVFRALSTGFQKLEKIKDVNRQSRQLEELTGKMRECKRLIKEFDREVKDMEIRNDPDTNKMLNEKKQSMVKELNSYVALKKQHAANLESNKRVDLFDQGPNDGFAEENVLLASSMTNQQLIDDGNRTMDETDQAIDRAKKVVHDTINVGTETAASLKAQTEQMSRIVNELDSIHFSIKKASKLVKEIGRQVATDKCIMALLFLIVIGVVAIIIVKLVNPNNKDIRDIPGLAPPAMNRRLLWNPN from the exons ATGATGGATCCGTTATCGGCGATCAGTGAAGAGCTAGCAGAGATGGACGGACAAATAGCTGACGTTTTTCGCGCACTATC AACTGGGTTCCAGAAATTGGAGAagattaaagatgttaataggcaGAGCCGACAGTTGGAGGAGCTTACGGGGAAGATGCGGGAGTGTAAGAG GCTTATCAAGGAGTTCGACAGAGAAGTGAAGGATATGGAAATTAGAAATGATCCTGACACCAACAAAATGCTTAATGAGAAAAAACAATCAATG GTCAAAGAGTTGAATTCATATGTTGCTCTTAAGAAGCA GCATGCAGCTAATCTCGAAAGCAACAAGCGAGTTGATCTCTTTGATCAAGGACCTAATGATGGGTTTGCGGAAGAAAATGTGTTGCTAGCTTCAT CTATGACAAATCAACAGTTAATAGATGATGGAAACAGGACGATGGATGAGACCGATCAAGCAATTGACAGGGCAAAAAAG GTTGTGCATGATACAATCAATGTTGGAACAGAGACAGCAGCATCTCTGAAGGCACAG ACAGAACAAATGAGTAGAATTGTTAATGAGCTGGACTCTATCCACTTTTCAATCAAGAAagcttcaaaactggtcaagGAAATTGGTAGGCAG GTTGCAACTGACAAGTGCATTATGGCATTGCTCTTCCTTATTGTCATTGGAGTTGTAGCCATTATCATCGTGAAG CTTGTAAAcccaaacaacaaggatattCGAGATATTCCAGGATTAGCACCACCTGCGATGAATCGAAGATTACTCTGGAATCCTAATTAA
- the LOC119980043 gene encoding coiled-coil domain-containing protein 97 — MERRVSSEAKESITERLSSLEGLYFPRALQLATTTPSQRKSILLDLLSRDAAVFLERYGSQLTGDELQEFDVFNDDYEINWHLKQLRSKMNPTSEELRSRSLIVKNRRRAFLNKLICDGQYFSEDAMRGREPYLHHEYVGKFQDISGRGMARPGERWSDTLMRRCEEARLVEKIREEQQKLGVAERDWICNERSQVEEEEEEEEEEEEEEQQKVNGIARPTEMLSDPGDGNSATLPTVAGNDEGPTLSAEEKDEMMEQFTYIMHQKFLSGEDHQHLDYSQIDNNETLDDHWLREVGLDAEEKYFDED, encoded by the exons atggagaGACGAGTGAGTAGCGAAGCCAAGGAGAGCATAACAGAGAGGCTTTCGTCTCTCGAGGGTCTCTACTTCCCTCGCGCCCTACAATTAGCAACCACAACTCCCTCTCAACGCAAGTCCATCCTCCTTGACCTCCTTTCCCGTGACGCTGCCGTTTTCTTAG AGCGGTATGGATCACAATTAACTGGCGATGAGCTTCAGGAATTTGATGTTTTTAATGATGATTATGAGATAAATTGGCACTTAAAGCAACTCAGAAGCAAAATGAATCCAACTTCAGAAGAATTGCGGTcaagatcactaatagtaaaaaatCGGAGGCGGGCATTCTTAAATAAGCTGATATGTGATGGACAGTACTTTTCAGAGGATGCAATGAGGGGGAGAGAACCATATTTGCATCATGAGTATGTGGGGAAATTTCAGGATATAAGTGGCAGGGGAATGGCGAGGCCTGGTGAACGGTGGTCAGATACATTGATGAGAAGGTGTGAGGAAGCAAGGTTGGTTGAAAAGATTAGGGAGGAACAGCAGAAGTTGGGTGTTGCTGAAAGGGACTGGATTTGTAATGAGAGAAGccaagtagaggaagaagaagaggaggaggaggaggaggaggaggaggagcaacAAAAAGTTAATGGCATCGCACGTCCGACAGAG ATGCTCTCGGATCCTGGTGATGGGAACAGTGCCACCCTACCCACTGTGGCAGGAAATGATGAGGGACCGACTTTATCAGCAGAAGAGAAGGATGAGATGATGGAGCAGTTTACCTATATCATGCACCAGAAGTTTCTTTCAGGCGAAGATCACCAGCACTTAGATTACTCGCAAATAGATAACAATGAGACCTTGGATGATCACTGGCTTAGGGAAGTCGGTCTTGATGCAGAGGAAAAATATTTTGACGAAGACTAA
- the LOC119980044 gene encoding probable E3 ubiquitin-protein ligase RNF144A-B, protein MAQEPISSIDCVDDFYFSALFEEDQEEILQVSDAKYAEELQLQEALMGSVNVSNSVVNHDLSSPSPILSIQFTPVVPTELVIKMREDSGEGFGESSMSFCNICIERKESGEIFTIDGCDHSFCSDCVGKHVQAKIEESLNVVCPELGCKNILQLEACRPVISKEAIDLWETALCEDLISETQKFYCPFKDCSAMLLIENVEGEVIRESECPFCHRLFCAQCNAGWHPGVECEEYQKLNEDERGREDLMVRELANKKKWSRCPKCRFYVERTAGCPHITCRCKYQFCYGCEAEWGLFHGGCHKQ, encoded by the exons ATGGCTCAAGAACCCATCTCGAGTATCGACTGTGTCGATGATTTTTACTTCTCAGCCCTCtttgaggaagaccaagaagaaaTCTTGCAAGTCTCCGATGCCAAATATGCTGAAGAATTGCAGCTTCAGGAGGCTCTAATGGGGTCAGTCAATGTCAGTAATTCAGTCGTGAATCACGATCTTTCTTCCCCATCTCCGATTCTGAGTATTCAGTTCACTCCAGTCGTGCCAACGGAGCTCGTAATCAAGATGCGTGAAGATTCAGGGGAGGGTTTTGGGGAGTCCTCTATGAGCTTCTGCAATATTTGCATCGAAAGGAAAGAAAGTGGCGAAATCTTCACAATTGACGGGTGCGATCACTCATTCTGCTCGGATTGTGTAGGCAAACATGTTCAGGCGAAGATTGAAGAGAGTTTGAACGTTGTATGTCCAGAATTGGGCTGCAAGAATATTCTTCAACTTGAAGCCTGTAGGCCTGTGATTTCCAAGGAAGCGATCGATCTTTGGGAGACGGCGTTATGTGAGGACTTAATTAGTGAGACCCAGAAATTCTATTGCCCGTTCAAGGACTGTTCGGCTATGTTGTTGATTGAGAATGTGGAAGGGGAAGTGATTAGGGAATCTGAGTGTCCATTCTGTCACAGATTGTTCTGTGCCCAGTGTAATGCTGGTTGGCATCCAGGGGTTGAGTGTGAGGAGTACCAGAAGCTGAATGAGgatgagagaggaagagaggatcTTATGGTGCGAGAGCTTGCTAATAAGAAGAAATGGAGTAGATGCCCCAAATGCAGATTCTATGTGGAGAGAACAGCAGGTTGCCCTCACATTACTTGCAG GTGCAAGTATCAGTTTTGCTATGGATGTGAGGCTGAATGGGGTCTGTTTCATGGGGGCTGCCACAAACAGTGA